From one Lolium rigidum isolate FL_2022 chromosome 4, APGP_CSIRO_Lrig_0.1, whole genome shotgun sequence genomic stretch:
- the LOC124707217 gene encoding uncharacterized protein LOC124707217, with protein MERESRKNYQTRGSARGGSGGGGTTSERDLLLQWGNRKRLRCVKVQRRDVEATVAAEKAAAGQRRAAAVAAVAAATAAGQHHPTGHHRGLRNSEEPGAMRPPSQQQNSTIRAVASPGRERSGKGHNDNNGVPPTSVDDKKGSSSGSEGSIWPNFAVALTNKEKEEDFLVFKGSKLPQRPKKRVKAIQRTVNFVCPGTWLCDLTLERYEVREKKVSKKRPRGLKAMHDMDSESE; from the exons ATGGAGAGGGAATCGAGGAAGAACTACCAGACGCGAGGCTCCGCGCgcggcggaagcggcggcggtggcacgACGTCGGAGCGCGACCTGCTGCTGCAGTGGGGAAACCGGAAGCGCCTGCGTTGCGTCAAGGTGCAGCGCCGCGACGTTGAGGCCACCGTGGCTGCCGAGAAGGCCGCTGCAGGACAGCGTCGCGCGGCGGCGGTCGCCGCGGTCGCTGCAGCTACGGCGGCCGGGCAGCACCACCCCACCGGCCACCACCGCGGCCTCAG GAATTCTGAGGAGCCTGGGGCAATGAGGCCACCGTCGCAGCAGCAGAACAGCACAATCCGCGCAGTTGCCTCCCCAGGAAGGGAGCGCTCTGGAAAGGGCCACAATGACAACAACGGGGTTCCGCCAACCTCTGTAGATGACAAGAAGGGCTCGTCGTCAGGGAGCGAAGGGTCAATTTGGCCCAATTTTGCAGTTGCCCTGACgaacaaggagaaggaagaggactTCTTGGTGTTCAAGGGATCCAAGCTGCCTCAAAGGCCCAAGAAGAGAGTGAAAGCCATCCAGAGGACTGTCAAT TTTGTATGCCCTGGAACATGGCTATGCGACTTGACTCTGGAAAGATACGAAGTACGAGAGAAGAAGGTTTCCAAGAAG CGCCCCAGGGGACTGAAAGCGATGCACGACATGGACAGCGAGTCAGAATAA